The following coding sequences lie in one Maribacter forsetii DSM 18668 genomic window:
- the dapB gene encoding 4-hydroxy-tetrahydrodipicolinate reductase — MRIALFGYGKMGQMIEQIALKRGHEIIAKIDENSENIDFSKMDVAIDFSMPEAAFGNITKCLNNNIPVISGTTGWLDKYDEAISLCKEKKGAFIYASNFSLGVNIFFELNNYLAKMMQNLPEYKVELEEIHHTQKLDAPSGTAITLAEGVIANSNYAQWKLDSTADESLKITSKRIGKVPGTHTVAYNCVVDSIEIKHTAHNREGFALGAVTAAEWIIGKTGVFSMRDVLNLG, encoded by the coding sequence ATGAGAATTGCACTTTTCGGATACGGAAAAATGGGTCAGATGATAGAGCAAATCGCTCTAAAACGTGGTCATGAGATTATTGCCAAAATTGACGAAAATTCTGAGAATATTGATTTCAGCAAAATGGATGTTGCTATTGATTTTAGTATGCCTGAAGCAGCTTTCGGCAATATTACCAAATGCTTGAATAACAATATTCCCGTAATCTCAGGAACAACCGGTTGGTTAGATAAGTATGATGAAGCAATTTCTTTATGTAAAGAAAAGAAAGGTGCTTTTATTTACGCTTCTAATTTTAGTTTAGGAGTAAACATTTTTTTCGAGCTAAATAATTACTTGGCAAAAATGATGCAAAATCTTCCAGAATATAAAGTAGAATTAGAAGAAATACATCATACTCAAAAATTAGATGCCCCAAGCGGTACAGCAATAACCTTAGCAGAAGGTGTCATTGCTAATTCTAATTACGCCCAATGGAAATTAGATAGCACAGCTGACGAGAGCCTTAAAATCACATCTAAACGAATTGGCAAAGTACCAGGTACACACACCGTTGCATATAACTGTGTTGTAGATAGTATTGAAATAAAACATACTGCCCATAACAGAGAAGGTTTCGCCTTAGGAGCCGTTACAGCTGCGGAATGGATCATCGGAAAAACAGGTGTTTTTTCAATGCGAGATGTGTTAAACCTAGGTTAA
- a CDS encoding DUF5683 domain-containing protein, whose protein sequence is MRNYLLLFSTLLLFINFSYSQEEQDSIPKTEIDSVQADLADMGVVIKDSVSFKKAKKEFNPLAPSKAAFYSAVIPGLGQIYNKRYWKAPIVWGAIGGSAYMYAWNNNQYQRFRTAFIRRQAGFTDDEFNGEGTLPLFGDDDLESQQERFQSDRDLWLVATIALYALNIVDANVDAHLKQFNIDDDLSLDFEPYFDYNQVTNSPNYGMALTIKF, encoded by the coding sequence GTGCGTAACTATCTTTTATTATTTAGTACTTTATTATTATTCATTAATTTCTCCTATTCTCAAGAGGAGCAAGATTCTATTCCTAAAACTGAAATAGACAGCGTACAAGCAGATTTGGCTGATATGGGAGTAGTTATCAAAGATTCCGTTTCTTTTAAAAAAGCAAAAAAGGAATTCAATCCGTTAGCACCAAGTAAAGCAGCATTTTACTCTGCCGTTATACCAGGATTGGGTCAAATTTATAATAAGCGGTACTGGAAAGCACCCATTGTGTGGGGTGCTATTGGTGGTAGTGCTTATATGTATGCATGGAACAATAATCAATATCAAAGATTTAGAACCGCTTTTATAAGAAGACAAGCCGGGTTTACAGATGATGAATTTAATGGCGAAGGTACTTTACCATTGTTTGGTGATGACGATCTTGAATCTCAACAAGAGCGTTTTCAAAGTGATCGCGATCTTTGGCTAGTAGCGACTATAGCTTTATATGCCTTAAATATAGTAGATGCTAATGTAGACGCCCATTTAAAACAATTCAATATAGACGACGATCTTAGTTTAGACTTTGAGCCCTATTTTGATTACAATCAGGTAACCAATAGTCCAAATTACGGTATGGCATTAACTATTAAATTTTAA
- a CDS encoding ParB/RepB/Spo0J family partition protein — MAKATKKQALGRGLSALLKDPENDINTASDKNADKVVGNIIELDLDHIEVNPFQPRSNFNDESIKELAASIKELGVIQPITVRKLGFNEYQLVSGERRYRASKLLGLETIPAYIRIANDQESLEMALVENIQRQDLDPIEIALSYQRLIDEINLTQERLSERVGKKRSTIANYLRLLKLDPIIQTGMRDGFLTMGHGRALVNIDKKQDQISLYEKIIFDNLSVRDTESAVKAYHADDVPTDDVVKTVKKEASVFVRKGIKELTDALSVKVDIKSADNARGKITIPFKSQEEFDRIKKLITGA, encoded by the coding sequence ATGGCAAAAGCGACAAAGAAACAAGCTCTTGGTAGAGGACTTTCAGCTCTTTTGAAAGACCCGGAGAATGATATAAACACGGCATCAGATAAGAATGCAGATAAAGTTGTTGGTAATATAATAGAGTTAGATTTAGATCACATTGAAGTAAACCCATTTCAACCACGTTCTAATTTCAATGATGAATCTATAAAAGAATTAGCAGCTTCTATAAAAGAATTGGGTGTTATTCAGCCAATTACTGTTAGAAAACTAGGCTTTAACGAATACCAACTGGTATCTGGAGAAAGAAGATATCGTGCTTCTAAACTTTTAGGATTAGAAACTATACCAGCTTACATACGTATCGCTAATGACCAAGAGTCTTTAGAGATGGCTTTGGTTGAGAATATTCAACGACAAGATTTAGACCCCATTGAAATAGCACTCTCTTACCAACGTCTTATTGATGAAATCAACCTTACTCAAGAGAGGCTCAGTGAACGTGTTGGAAAAAAAAGATCAACTATTGCCAATTACTTACGTCTATTAAAGTTAGATCCAATTATACAAACGGGTATGCGCGATGGTTTTTTAACTATGGGCCACGGAAGAGCTTTGGTTAATATTGACAAAAAGCAAGATCAAATTTCGCTTTACGAAAAGATTATATTTGACAACCTTTCTGTTAGAGATACTGAAAGTGCTGTAAAAGCCTATCATGCAGATGATGTACCAACTGACGACGTAGTTAAGACAGTAAAAAAAGAAGCTTCTGTTTTTGTACGTAAAGGGATAAAGGAACTAACCGATGCCTTATCGGTAAAGGTAGATATTAAATCTGCTGATAATGCAAGAGGAAAAATAACCATACCATTTAAGTCTCAAGAGGAATTTGACCGTATCAAAAAATTGATAACAGGTGCGTAA
- a CDS encoding ParA family protein has translation MGKIIAIANQKGGVGKTTTTVNLAASLGVLEKKVLLIDADPQANATSGLGIDVDGVELGTYQLLEHTKTAKEAIIPTTSPNVDLIPAHIDLVAIEIELVDKDEREYMMKKAILDLKNDYDYILIDCAPSLGLLTLNALTAADSVIIPIQCEYFALEGLGKLLNTIKSVQKLHNAELDIEGMLLTMYDSRLRLSNQVVDEVRKHFGDMVFETVIQRNVRLSEAPSYGESIIKYDAASKGATNYLNMANEIVKKNKQTV, from the coding sequence ATGGGCAAGATTATTGCTATAGCCAATCAAAAAGGAGGCGTAGGTAAAACTACTACCACAGTTAACTTAGCTGCCTCTCTAGGTGTATTGGAAAAAAAGGTTTTATTAATCGATGCTGACCCCCAAGCAAACGCAACTTCTGGGTTAGGTATAGATGTCGATGGTGTTGAATTAGGTACGTACCAACTTTTGGAACATACGAAAACCGCCAAGGAGGCTATCATCCCCACCACATCACCCAATGTAGACCTTATCCCTGCACACATTGACCTTGTTGCCATCGAAATCGAATTGGTAGACAAGGATGAGCGTGAATACATGATGAAAAAGGCTATTTTAGACCTTAAGAACGATTACGATTATATCCTAATTGATTGTGCTCCTTCATTAGGACTACTGACATTGAATGCATTAACTGCAGCAGATTCAGTAATAATTCCTATTCAATGCGAGTATTTTGCATTAGAAGGATTAGGCAAATTATTGAACACCATTAAAAGTGTTCAAAAATTACATAATGCCGAATTAGATATCGAAGGTATGTTGTTGACGATGTACGATTCTAGATTACGTTTATCTAACCAGGTAGTAGATGAAGTAAGAAAGCACTTCGGAGACATGGTTTTCGAAACTGTAATTCAGCGTAATGTTAGGTTAAGTGAAGCTCCTAGTTACGGAGAAAGTATAATCAAATATGATGCTGCCAGTAAAGGAGCAACAAACTATTTGAACATGGCTAACGAGATAGTCAAAAAAAATAAGCAGACGGTTTAA
- a CDS encoding FtsB family cell division protein, which produces MAFKDLKQKKWFKIMTNMYVLVLSVFVVWMLFFDTNSLLIHLELRKEIKKLEKTQDFLKEEIARDKKIIEKLSDEDELERFAREEYYLKKKNEEIYLIEYEDSLKLKDNK; this is translated from the coding sequence ATGGCTTTTAAGGATTTAAAACAAAAAAAATGGTTTAAGATCATGACCAATATGTATGTATTGGTCCTATCCGTTTTTGTTGTTTGGATGCTTTTTTTTGATACCAATTCACTCTTAATTCATCTAGAATTAAGAAAAGAAATCAAAAAATTAGAAAAAACCCAAGATTTTTTAAAAGAAGAAATAGCCAGAGATAAAAAAATTATCGAAAAATTATCTGACGAAGATGAACTTGAACGCTTTGCTCGAGAAGAATATTACCTAAAGAAAAAGAACGAAGAAATATATCTTATTGAATACGAGGACAGTTTAAAACTCAAGGATAATAAATAA
- the udk gene encoding uridine kinase, protein MLIIGIAGGTGCGKTTVVNQIINELPNQEVGVISQDSYYNDLSHLSLEERRKTNFDHPSSIDFVLLEQHLIALKNGESIEQPVYSFLECNRTAKTVLTHPTKVIIVEGILIMTNSAIRKMFDIKIFVHADTDERLIRRLKRDVNERGWDLDETIEKYQAVIKPMHEQFIEPTKEYADIIIPNNKYNTVAVEIVKSIINEKIMQE, encoded by the coding sequence ATGCTGATTATAGGTATTGCCGGTGGAACAGGTTGTGGAAAAACCACAGTAGTAAATCAAATAATAAATGAATTACCAAATCAAGAAGTTGGGGTAATATCACAAGATTCTTACTATAACGACCTATCTCATTTATCTCTTGAAGAGCGACGCAAAACTAACTTTGACCACCCAAGCTCTATAGATTTCGTATTATTGGAGCAACATTTGATTGCTTTAAAAAATGGAGAATCAATCGAACAGCCTGTATATTCCTTTTTAGAATGTAACCGAACTGCAAAAACAGTTTTAACACACCCAACAAAGGTTATTATCGTTGAAGGTATATTGATTATGACCAATTCTGCCATTCGTAAAATGTTTGATATTAAAATATTCGTGCACGCAGATACGGATGAAAGACTGATCAGAAGATTAAAGCGAGATGTTAACGAAAGAGGTTGGGATTTGGATGAAACTATAGAAAAATACCAAGCCGTAATTAAGCCAATGCACGAACAGTTCATTGAACCTACAAAAGAGTATGCAGATATTATTATTCCGAATAATAAATACAACACGGTTGCCGTTGAAATAGTTAAGAGTATTATCAACGAAAAAATCATGCAAGAGTAA
- a CDS encoding multidrug effflux MFS transporter gives MQNEQVKPNFEFVALMASLMSIVALTIDAILPAIADIGVSINSLDPTQNQLLVTMIFLGLGVGQLFFGPLSDSLGRKPIVYFGFTVFLIASIICLLAPNLEVMLVGRVLQGIGLSAPRTISISIIRDTYRGDYMAKIMSFVTAFFILVPVVAPAIGKAVMGITGWQGIFYMQLFFALVVGIWFYKRQEETLHPEYKVPFSFHVFIRGTKEIFKYKETVSCTMISGLITGSFLVYLSSAQHVFEELYGLTETFPYVFAGLALSVGFSTLMNGTLVLRFGMRNLSFAALVAFTFIALSYSLLFLGAKNPSITILLIFLSLQFLCLGFIWGNMRSIAMEPIGHIAGIGAAITGFISTILSIPISIFVGSFIEDSVWALFAGLGVCGLISVILFMTFKTRPLFASNRAFSNQS, from the coding sequence ATGCAGAATGAACAGGTAAAACCGAATTTTGAGTTTGTTGCCCTAATGGCTTCTTTAATGTCTATTGTAGCATTGACAATCGATGCCATTTTACCTGCTATCGCAGATATTGGTGTGTCTATCAATAGCTTGGATCCAACCCAAAATCAGTTATTGGTGACAATGATTTTTTTAGGATTGGGAGTAGGGCAGTTGTTTTTTGGTCCATTATCAGATAGTCTTGGTAGAAAGCCCATTGTATACTTTGGGTTTACTGTTTTTTTAATTGCCAGTATCATTTGTTTGTTAGCGCCAAATCTTGAGGTAATGTTAGTTGGTCGTGTATTGCAGGGAATTGGTCTTTCTGCACCCAGAACTATAAGTATTTCTATAATTCGTGATACCTACCGTGGGGATTACATGGCTAAAATTATGTCATTTGTTACAGCGTTCTTTATTCTTGTTCCTGTGGTGGCACCTGCTATTGGTAAAGCGGTAATGGGTATTACGGGTTGGCAGGGTATTTTTTACATGCAATTGTTCTTTGCTCTGGTTGTAGGGATTTGGTTTTATAAAAGACAAGAAGAAACCTTACATCCGGAATACAAAGTTCCTTTTTCTTTTCATGTTTTTATTAGAGGGACTAAAGAGATTTTTAAATACAAAGAAACCGTTTCGTGTACCATGATATCAGGATTGATTACAGGATCTTTTCTTGTATATTTAAGTTCTGCTCAACATGTTTTTGAAGAGCTTTACGGGTTAACGGAAACATTCCCTTATGTGTTTGCCGGACTTGCGCTTTCAGTTGGGTTTTCTACTTTAATGAACGGTACGTTGGTATTGCGTTTTGGAATGCGGAATTTATCTTTTGCAGCGTTAGTAGCATTCACATTTATAGCCTTGTCATATAGTCTGTTATTTTTAGGGGCTAAAAATCCAAGTATTACTATTTTACTGATATTCTTATCACTGCAGTTTTTGTGTTTAGGATTTATTTGGGGAAATATGCGATCCATTGCAATGGAACCTATTGGTCATATTGCTGGTATTGGAGCAGCAATTACCGGATTCATCTCTACAATTCTCTCTATTCCAATTTCAATTTTCGTGGGTAGCTTTATAGAAGATTCTGTTTGGGCACTTTTTGCTGGCTTGGGTGTATGCGGACTTATATCAGTGATTTTATTTATGACATTTAAAACGCGTCCACTTTTTGCAAGTAATCGTGCTTTTTCAAATCAATCCTAA